From a single Lolium rigidum isolate FL_2022 chromosome 7, APGP_CSIRO_Lrig_0.1, whole genome shotgun sequence genomic region:
- the LOC124670387 gene encoding uncharacterized protein LOC124670387 has protein sequence MPPHAPSFEKGCSGDRQRHEVGRGRELLRGPGQRSASFHGRGPEQRHQLPKQRPKTQPDLLAGIRGRSFRAADAVPEPAAAVAQKTPSKVLVSVAVLRSMWPLHVMAPAEWSVADLVAAAVKLYVKEGRRPLLPSTDPAVFGLHYSQFCLESLDPREKVMELGSRSFFLCPRSSSESAIAASSSSCSSAGASRAGGDIQTPTAAGEPPAWLRYMPFWPTM, from the exons ATGCCTCCTCATGCGCCTTCCTTCGAGAAGGGCTGCTCCGGCGACCGGCAGAGGCACGAGGTAGGACGTGGACGGGAGCTACTGCGAGGCCCGGGGCAGCGGTCTGCGTCGTTCCACGGGCGCGGGCCGGAGCAGCGGCACCAGCTGCCCAAGCAGAGGCCCAAGACGCAGCCGGACCTGCTCGCCGGCATAAGGGGCAGGAGCTTCCGCGCCGCGGACGCAGTgccggagccggcggcggcggtggcccagaAGACGCCAAGCAAGGTGCTGGTGAGCGTGGCGGTGCTGCGGAGCATGTGGCCGCTGCACGTGATGGCGCCGGCGGAGTGGAGCGTGGCGGACCTCGTGGCCGCCGCCGTGAAGCTCTACGTCAAGGAAGGCAGACGGCCCCTGCTGCCGTCGACCGACCCGGCGGTCTTCGGCCTGCACTACTCCCAGTTCTGCTTGGAGA GTCTGGACCCGAGGGAGAAGGTGATGGAGCTAGGGTCCCGGAGCTTCTTCCTGTGCCCCAGGTCTTCGTCGGAGAGTGCCATCGCCGCCTCatcttcttcctgctcctccgCCGGAGCAAGCAGGGCCGGCGGCGACATCCAGACCCCAACGGCAGCAGGCGAACCACCAGCTTGGCTGCGCTACATGCCATTCTGGCCAACCATGTAG
- the LOC124672140 gene encoding uncharacterized protein LOC124672140: MASCGDDFALLRDPAPQPSAQPAPPQAFCFVDAAAAGSGAGPLAPAQEEANHSSDRGKASNHSKRRRDRAEEFSDGGEYCSYISGGGGGRKGRGGSSDYRKDREEWTDGAISSLLDAYTDRFEQLNRGNLRGRDWEDVAAAVTDGQGKGGGGKSVEQCKNKIDNLKKRYKVECQRISGSASVSHWPWYKQMEHIIGNSSSPGTPKPAAANNDEKPRQQQQHSNKRHPSSGTGAPTMAPCSRSTPPPNPKWKRVLLKIGGTALAGEAPHNVDPKVIMLIAREVQVACRHGIEVAIVIGGRNVFCSDTWVAATGTDRASTHPIGMMAAVMNAVLLQASLEKIGVDTRVQTALMMQEVAEPYIRRRAIRHLEKGRVVIFGGIGAGIGNPLFTTDTAAALRASEINADVVLKGVAGDAEYGCPPRSNSSALFEHISFRELAARGTSKMDMTAVTCCEENNIPVVIFNILEPGNISKAICGDQVGTLVDQSGRIT; the protein is encoded by the exons ATGGCCTCTTGCGGCGACGACTTCGCCCTCCTCCGTGACCCCGCTCCCCAGCCTTCCGCCCAGCCGGCCCCGCCGCAAGCCTTCTGCTtcgtcgacgccgccgccgcgggctccggcgcCGGCCCCCTGGCGCCGGCACAGGAGGAGGCCAACCACAGCTCCGACCGCGGGAAGGCGTCGAACCACTCCAAGCGCCGGAGGGACCGCGCGGAGGAGTTCAGCGATGGGGGCGAGTACTGCTCCTACAtcagcggcggcgggggcgggaggAAGGGCCGAGGCGGCTCCTCCGACTACCGCAAGGACCGGGAGGAGTGGACGGACGGCGCCATCAGCAGCCTCCTCGACGCCTACACCGACCGCTTCGAGCAGCTCAACCGGGGCAACCTCCGGGGCCGGGActgggaggacgtcgccgccgccgtcaccgacGGCCAGGGCAAGGGCGGCGGGGGCAAGAGCGTGGAGCAGTGCAAGAACAAGATCGACAACCTCAAGAAGCGCTACAAGGTGGAGTGCCAGCGCatctccggctccgcctccgtcAGCCATTGGCCCTGGTACAAGCAGATGGAGCATATAATTGGCAACTCCTCGTCGCCCGGCACCCCCAAGCCGGCGGCGGCCAACAACGACGAGAAGccccggcagcagcagcagcacagcaacaAAAG GCACCCTTCTTCCGGCACTGGCGCCCCTACCATGGCTCCCTGTTCCAGATCAACCCCTCCCCCAAATCCGAAATGGAAAAGGGTACTTCTCAAGATTGGGGGCACTGCGTTGGCTGGAGAAGCTCCCCATAATGTTGACCCGAAG GTGATCATGCTAATTGCCAGAGAAGTTCAAGTGGCATGCCGCCACGGCATCGAG GTGGCTATTGTCATCGGGGGTCGAAATGTATTCTGCTCTGACACTTGGGTTGCTGCCACAGGCACTGATAGAGCTTCAACACATCCGATTGG AATGATGGCAGCAGTGATGAATGCCGTATTGCTCCAAGCTTCACTAGAAAAGATAGGTGTGGACACACGAGTCCAAACTGCACTGATGATGCAAGAGGTTGCCGAACCGTACATAAGGCGGCGCGCCATACGCCATCTCGAAAAAGGAAGGGTTGTTATCTTTGGTGGAATTGGTGCTGGTATAGGGAATCCACTTTTCACAACAGATACAGCTGCTGCACTGAGAGCTTCTGAAA TCAATGCAGATGTTGTCCTTAAAGGTGTCGCTGGAGATGCTGAATATGGTTGTCCTCCTAGGAGCAACAGCAGTGCCCTATTTGAGCACATCTCATTTAGGGAGTTAGCAGCAAGAGGGACCAGCAAGATGGATATGACAGCAGTCACATGTTGCGAGGAGAACAATATTCCTG TTGTCATCTTTAACATATTAGAGCCTGGTAACATCTCCAAAGCTATTTGTGGCGATCAAGTAGGTACATTAGTTGACCAATCAGGAAGAATCACTTAA